In Erigeron canadensis isolate Cc75 chromosome 1, C_canadensis_v1, whole genome shotgun sequence, a single window of DNA contains:
- the LOC122596886 gene encoding uncharacterized protein LOC122596886 yields MLDWGPVFVSVVLFVLFTPGLLFQLPGQRRCVEFGSFQTSGAAVLLHTLLFFGFICLFLFAIKVHLYIS; encoded by the coding sequence ATGTTGGATTGGGGCCCGGTTTTCGTGTCTGTGGTGCTATTCGTATTGTTTACGCCAGGGTTGTTGTTTCAGCTTCCGGGTCAAAGGCGTTGTGTTGAGTTCGGTAGTTTTCAGACTAGTGGAGCAGCTGTCCTTTTGCATACATTGCTTTTCTTCGGTTTCATCTGCCTCTTCTTGTTCGCCATTAAGGTTCATCTCTACATTAGCTAA
- the LOC122602558 gene encoding agamous-like MADS-box protein MADS4, whose translation MGRGRVELKRIENKINRQVTFAKRRNGLLKKAYELSVLCDAEVALIIFSNRGKLYEFCSSSSSMLKTLERYQKCNYGAPESNVSAREALELSSQQEYMKLKARYEALQRSQRNLLGEDLGPLSCKELESLERQLDTSLKQIRSARTQFMLDTLTDLQKKEHALNEANRTLKQRLMEGHQVSSLHWHPHAQQEMGYDRQHEHHHHQNDEAFFHQLDCGPTLQMGYQTDSLTAAAAAAGAGPSSNSYNMQGWFQ comes from the exons ATGGGAAGAGGTAGAGTTGAattaaaaagaattgaaaacaaaatcaacaGACAAGTTACCTTTGCGAAACGACGAAACGGGCTGTTGAAGAAAGCTTACGAGCTTTCGGTTCTTTGTGATGCTGAAGTTGCTTTGATCATCTTCTCTAATAGAGGAAAGCTTTATGAATTTTGTAGTAGCTCaag CAGCATGCTGAAGACTCTTGAGAGGTATCAAAAATGCAACTATGGAGCACCTGAGTCAAATGTGTCTGCAAGGGAGGCACTG GAGCTGAGTAGCCAACAAGAGTATATGAAACTTAAGGCGCGTTATGAAGCGCTACAACGATCCCAAAG GAATCTTCTGGGTGAAGATCTTGGCCCTTTGAGCTGCAAGGAGCTAGAGTCACTCGAAAGGCAACTCGATACATCTCTAAAGCAGATCAGATCAGCTCGG ACTCAATTCATGTTGGATACACTTACAGATCTCCAAAAGAAG GAGCATGCTTTAAATGAAGCAAATAGAACCTTGAAACAAAGG TTGATGGAAGGACATCAAGTAAGTTCGCTCCATTGGCATCCACATGCCCAACAAGAAATGGGATATGATAGACAACatgaacatcatcatcatcaaaatgatgaggCCTTCTTTCATCAACTCGACTGTGGACCCACTTTACAAATGGG GTATCAAACGGATTCGTTAACAGCTGCTGCAGCAGCAGCAGGAGCAGGACCAAGTTCAAATAGTTACAATATGCAAGGATGGTTTCAGTAA